TAGTCGAGAGCCACCTGGGCCCCGCGTTTGATCGTCTGCAGGGAAGGATCGGGTTCCACTTCATCGTAGACGCGGTACTCGAGGCCCGCCCTTGCCAATTCGCGGCCCACGCGCTTGGCGAAGCCTAATTCCACCATTTTGCGATCCGTAACAATCAGAGCACGCTGGCCCTGGATTCCGCGGAGATATTCCAGGGCGTCGTCGCCAAACACGATCAGTGGGTTAGCGAAAAACCACATGGGGACCCTCCTGCGTGAAAATGCCCGCCACCTGGCCATTTACGCCCACGCGGGATTCTTTATTTCCACCTGCCTCGGGGGCAGGTATCCACCTGCCCCTACTTGTACCACTCCGGGTTCACGTACACCACCTCGTGTACTACCTCAATCGGCCAAAGCGACATCGCGTCTTTGAGGGCGGAACGCACCGCCCCTTCGCTCGCCGCCTCCCATTCACAGATCAGCCGATTCTCGCTCGGCACGTACCAACTATTGAGCCACTTCACCTCTGGGGGCAGTGAACGCTCAACCTTCTTCGCCACCTCGACCACGAGTTCTTGCGAAACGTCCTCCGGACCCTTGTGAAAGACAATAAACCGGGCCCTGTGTCTCCTCCTCTCCTGCTATGCAGGAAACTCTGTGGGCACCTTGGTGGTGCAGTTCACCAGTTCCTGGGCGGCCTTCACGGCGCGCATGATCTTGCCCATGTTACCCTTCAGTTTGAGTTGCCGCGTCACGAGCCCCTGGATGGGATCCAGTTTCTTCTCGATGACCTTTCTCCAGACGCTGGGCGGCGCAGAAATGACGAATTCCGGCTGCATCTCGGATTCGTCCTTGACTATGAATGCTCTCCGGCTTTTGCCATGCCAGAGGTCCACGTAATAGTAGACCGGCTCGGTCTGGGATGCCTCGGGTTCCACGACGAAGTAGAAATCACCCTCCCAGGTCTTGGCCGCCTCTTCGTAGGACTTGCTGGCATTGATGGCCTCGTGGAAGGCTTGCAACCATTCGGCTGATCCAAAAATGGCCATGTCTTGTCTCTCCTTTCATTTGACCTCGTGCGATGGAAATTATAACTGCTCCGTATAGTCGCGTCAACTGCCCAGCCAGTAGCGTAACCAACCGATGATGGCGCCGCCAGCAATGACCCAGACGACATCGAGTTCAGTGCGCCATAAGATACCCAGGCTGGCGATAGCCAGCAATGCCGTCCAGATGTCCACCACGGCTGCTCGGGCCAGCAGCAAACCAGTCCCGAGAATTAAAG
The genomic region above belongs to Chloroflexota bacterium and contains:
- a CDS encoding DUF4242 domain-containing protein produces the protein MVFHKGPEDVSQELVVEVAKKVERSLPPEVKWLNSWYVPSENRLICEWEAASEGAVRSALKDAMSLWPIEVVHEVVYVNPEWYK
- a CDS encoding SCP2 sterol-binding domain-containing protein, producing MAIFGSAEWLQAFHEAINASKSYEEAAKTWEGDFYFVVEPEASQTEPVYYYVDLWHGKSRRAFIVKDESEMQPEFVISAPPSVWRKVIEKKLDPIQGLVTRQLKLKGNMGKIMRAVKAAQELVNCTTKVPTEFPA